A single Streptomyces sp. 2114.4 DNA region contains:
- a CDS encoding class I SAM-dependent methyltransferase encodes MEALSLDSLRTLYTKYEADLRKVKDAQRSLLRERGKAMKAQLDDVEAEISYMRLRELRPAKVVEIGTFYGWSTIWQLSALRDNGTGHLYSFDIVDHVVRNVPGELTGQWTFTKGDVRENLDSIPRDVDYLFIDADHGARFARWYIENLFPAVPGGTPTSVHDVYHGRRPKPFSEGSVIVKWLAENNVEFFTPSPAKSPAEYAEIAEIKKGLGLDEPVRDSRHNPMIFFDLPSL; translated from the coding sequence ATGGAAGCACTCTCTCTCGATTCGCTGCGCACCCTGTACACCAAGTACGAGGCCGACTTGAGGAAGGTCAAGGACGCTCAGCGCAGTCTCCTGAGGGAGCGCGGCAAGGCCATGAAGGCTCAGCTGGACGACGTGGAGGCGGAGATCTCCTACATGCGGCTGCGGGAGCTGCGGCCCGCGAAGGTGGTGGAGATCGGCACCTTCTACGGCTGGTCCACCATCTGGCAGCTGAGCGCGCTGCGCGACAACGGCACCGGCCATCTGTACTCGTTCGACATCGTGGACCACGTGGTGCGCAACGTGCCGGGTGAACTGACCGGCCAGTGGACCTTCACCAAGGGCGATGTCCGCGAGAACCTGGACAGCATTCCGAGGGATGTCGACTACCTCTTCATCGACGCCGACCACGGTGCGCGCTTCGCCCGCTGGTACATAGAGAACCTGTTCCCGGCCGTGCCCGGCGGCACGCCCACCAGCGTGCACGACGTCTACCACGGGCGCCGCCCCAAGCCGTTCAGCGAGGGCTCCGTCATCGTCAAGTGGCTGGCCGAGAACAACGTGGAGTTCTTCACGCCGTCCCCGGCCAAGTCCCCGGCGGAGTACGCGGAGATAGCCGAGATCAAGAAGGGCCTCGGGCTGGACGAGCCGGTGCGCGACAGCCGGCACAACCCCATGATCTTCTTCGACCTGCCCAGCCTGTAA
- a CDS encoding MbtH family protein — MSTNPFEDNDARYLALINDEGQYSLWPVFADVPAGWRAAREEGSREEILAFISEQWTDMRPLSLVRAMEGTG, encoded by the coding sequence ATGAGCACCAACCCGTTCGAGGACAACGACGCCCGCTACCTCGCCCTCATCAACGACGAGGGGCAGTACTCCCTGTGGCCCGTCTTCGCCGATGTGCCGGCCGGCTGGCGCGCCGCCCGCGAGGAGGGCAGCCGCGAGGAAATCCTCGCCTTCATCTCCGAGCAGTGGACCGACATGCGCCCGCTGAGCCTGGTCCGCGCCATGGAGGGCACCGGCTGA
- a CDS encoding clavaminate synthase family protein, whose translation MTVVLETGAQATVVTIAGDDATQTDVVARRLRGAADGKVDSHEWVAAARREWNELPSGLRAPLGEFRRDSGPTGVLLIRGLPVGGATLPATPSTAHSVQQEASISAAVLMMVACGLGDPAAFRPEKTGALVQDVVPVPGKEDFQGNAGSVLLTFHTENAFHPHRPDYVMLLCLRADHERVAGLRTAGIRPALPLLSEQTQEVLRSAEFRTAPPPSFGGSDGGHTEPQPVLTGAPDDPDLCVDFAATEPLTPRAAQAMAELQDAFDRTSLSTVLAPGDLAIVDNRITTHGRSAFIPRYDGKDRWLQRTFVLNDLRRSRGLRVQDGYVLD comes from the coding sequence ATGACTGTGGTACTGGAGACCGGCGCACAGGCGACGGTCGTGACGATAGCGGGCGACGACGCCACGCAGACCGATGTGGTCGCCCGACGGCTGCGCGGGGCCGCGGACGGCAAGGTCGACAGCCACGAGTGGGTCGCCGCCGCCCGCAGGGAGTGGAACGAGCTGCCCTCCGGGCTGCGCGCGCCACTGGGTGAGTTCCGCAGGGACTCCGGCCCCACCGGCGTCCTGCTGATCCGCGGCCTGCCCGTGGGCGGCGCGACCCTGCCCGCGACCCCGTCCACCGCCCACTCGGTGCAGCAGGAGGCCAGCATCTCCGCGGCGGTCCTGATGATGGTCGCCTGCGGACTCGGCGACCCCGCCGCGTTCCGCCCGGAGAAGACCGGCGCGCTGGTCCAGGACGTGGTCCCGGTCCCCGGCAAGGAGGACTTCCAGGGCAATGCCGGCTCGGTCCTGCTGACCTTCCACACCGAGAACGCCTTCCACCCGCACCGGCCCGACTACGTCATGCTGCTGTGCCTGCGCGCCGACCACGAAAGGGTCGCCGGGCTGCGCACCGCGGGCATCCGGCCGGCACTGCCGCTGCTGAGCGAGCAGACCCAGGAGGTCCTGCGCAGCGCGGAGTTCCGTACCGCCCCGCCGCCGTCCTTCGGCGGCTCGGACGGCGGGCACACCGAGCCGCAGCCGGTCCTGACCGGCGCGCCCGACGACCCCGACCTGTGCGTCGACTTCGCCGCCACCGAACCGCTCACCCCGCGCGCGGCCCAGGCGATGGCCGAACTCCAGGACGCGTTCGACCGGACCTCCCTGAGCACCGTGCTCGCCCCCGGCGACCTGGCGATCGTCGACAACCGCATCACCACGCACGGCCGTTCGGCCTTCATCCCGCGCTACGACGGCAAGGACCGCTGGCTGCAGCGCACCTTCGTCCTCAACGACCTGCGCCGCTCCCGCGGCCTGCGGGTGCAGGACGGCTACGTCCTCGACTGA
- the sbnA gene encoding 2,3-diaminopropionate biosynthesis protein SbnA, with the protein MPIISAPHEFNEEDLYVDLDAVLGIPLHLKCEGFNFTGSVKQKAAVAMVEAAEESGALTPGSILVESSSGNLGVALSVIAASKGYGLVCVTDSRCNLASKRLMEAFGAVVHTVTEPAHEGGFLAARIAHVQALCEQDERYVWLNQYTNHANWQAHHRHTAPAVARSHPGLDVLFVGAGTTGTLMGCARWFKEHRPAVRVVAVDSVGSVTFGHPPAPRMIPGLGTGVRPPLLDESFIDDVVMVPEPDTLRMCHRLAARGFLFGGSTGTVVSGAARWLAGQAGGERREAVAIAPDLGERYLDTVYLTNWAQGVYGPGVLDAEADAVADAEPASLPLTSLS; encoded by the coding sequence GTGCCGATCATTTCGGCCCCCCACGAGTTCAACGAGGAAGACCTGTACGTCGACCTCGACGCGGTGCTCGGCATCCCGCTGCACCTGAAGTGCGAGGGGTTCAACTTCACCGGCTCCGTCAAGCAGAAGGCCGCCGTCGCCATGGTGGAGGCCGCGGAGGAGTCGGGAGCGCTCACCCCCGGATCGATCCTGGTGGAGTCCTCCTCCGGGAACCTGGGCGTCGCCCTCAGCGTCATCGCGGCCAGCAAGGGATACGGCCTCGTCTGTGTCACCGACTCGCGCTGCAACCTCGCCTCCAAACGGCTGATGGAGGCCTTCGGCGCCGTGGTGCACACCGTCACCGAACCGGCACACGAGGGCGGATTCCTGGCCGCGCGCATCGCACACGTCCAGGCGCTGTGCGAGCAGGACGAGCGGTACGTCTGGCTCAACCAGTACACCAACCACGCCAACTGGCAGGCCCACCACCGCCACACCGCGCCCGCCGTCGCCCGCAGCCACCCCGGCCTGGACGTCCTGTTCGTCGGCGCCGGCACCACCGGAACGCTGATGGGCTGCGCCCGCTGGTTCAAGGAGCACCGCCCCGCCGTCCGCGTGGTCGCCGTGGACAGCGTCGGCTCGGTCACCTTCGGCCACCCGCCGGCCCCCCGCATGATCCCGGGCCTGGGCACCGGAGTGCGCCCGCCGCTGCTGGACGAGTCCTTCATCGACGACGTGGTGATGGTGCCCGAGCCCGACACCCTCCGCATGTGCCACCGGCTCGCCGCCCGCGGCTTCCTGTTCGGCGGCTCCACCGGAACGGTGGTCAGCGGTGCCGCCCGCTGGCTGGCCGGGCAGGCCGGCGGCGAGCGGCGCGAAGCCGTGGCGATCGCCCCCGACCTGGGGGAGCGCTACCTGGACACCGTCTATCTCACCAACTGGGCGCAGGGCGTCTACGGCCCCGGCGTGCTCGATGCCGAGGCCGATGCTGTCGCCGATGCCGAGCCCGCATCCCTCCCGTTGACCTCGCTGTCCTAG
- a CDS encoding alpha/beta hydrolase has product MRASVVRRAFAVCVAAGAMVFSVAAASGSAAGAMPGPPRLSAVQADTLAARYRANHDFIERSERAARRMGDSSRAGHLAELAAHGRTFLSFATRDDGLAVEVLGDLAHADRVVVVVPGSDTTIDTFDELGTRQAALAGGARAVRAEMRRLAPDTDVAVVGWLGYHAPRTLSRDVVTTARARAGGRQLRAFIGELKRVNPAAPVTLICHSYGSAVCGSAVASPADTAAPMDNLAGIAAVGSPGMGLRSVSDLAVRVPVWAGRGAQDWIAGVPHTSVRVPGATIGFGTDPVSRTFGARAFDAGRGGHSDYFKPGGLAVRNLAMIGLGRGAEVSHG; this is encoded by the coding sequence GTGCGAGCATCCGTGGTGCGCCGCGCGTTCGCGGTGTGCGTCGCCGCCGGCGCGATGGTCTTCTCCGTCGCCGCGGCCTCCGGTTCGGCGGCCGGCGCCATGCCCGGCCCGCCGCGGCTGTCCGCCGTTCAGGCGGACACCCTGGCCGCGCGGTACCGGGCAAACCACGACTTCATCGAGCGGTCCGAGCGCGCCGCCCGCCGGATGGGCGACAGCTCCAGGGCCGGGCATCTGGCCGAACTCGCCGCGCACGGACGGACGTTCCTCTCCTTCGCCACCCGCGATGACGGCCTGGCCGTGGAGGTGCTGGGCGACCTGGCACACGCGGACCGGGTGGTCGTGGTGGTGCCCGGTTCGGACACCACCATCGACACCTTCGACGAGCTGGGTACCCGTCAGGCCGCACTGGCCGGCGGGGCCCGTGCGGTGCGGGCGGAGATGCGACGGCTCGCCCCGGACACCGATGTCGCCGTGGTGGGCTGGCTCGGCTATCACGCCCCGCGCACCCTCAGCCGGGATGTGGTCACCACCGCCCGTGCCCGGGCGGGCGGAAGGCAACTGCGCGCGTTCATCGGGGAGTTGAAGAGGGTCAACCCGGCCGCGCCGGTCACCCTCATATGTCACTCCTACGGCTCGGCGGTCTGCGGCAGTGCCGTTGCGAGCCCGGCGGACACGGCCGCTCCGATGGACAACCTCGCCGGGATCGCCGCCGTCGGCAGCCCCGGTATGGGCCTTCGGTCCGTCTCCGACCTCGCCGTGCGGGTGCCGGTGTGGGCGGGCCGGGGCGCGCAAGACTGGATCGCCGGTGTGCCGCACACCAGCGTGCGCGTCCCCGGCGCGACGATCGGGTTCGGTACGGACCCGGTCAGCCGCACCTTCGGGGCCCGTGCGTTCGACGCGGGCCGAGGCGGCCACAGTGACTACTTCAAGCCCGGCGGTCTCGCCGTGCGCAACCTCGCGATGATCGGTCTCGGCCGCGGTGCGGAGGTGTCCCATGGCTGA
- a CDS encoding ATP-binding cassette domain-containing protein: MTPAILIEDLAKSYGGKPVVRGVSLEVPAGHVLGLLGPNGAGKTTTVKMVSTLIKPDSGRALVCGHDVVRQAREVRALIGLTGQYASVDEDISGRENLYVISRLFNLPRRTARARADEMLERFGLTEAGARPVGGYSGGMRRRLDLAASLVGDPRVLCLDEPTTGLDPHSRNALWAEVRRLAGQGTTVLLTTQYMEEAEALADSLVVIDRGQVIARGRTEELRSRLGGQVLCVRPERVGDAAALRRALEIQGHPTAAPEEETGQIRLPLSGDGAQLSEVVKAVGQTGIPLSGLTVHMPSLDEVFLTLTGAGRAPQAQAGALAARSAA; this comes from the coding sequence ATGACTCCTGCCATCCTGATCGAGGATCTGGCCAAGAGCTACGGCGGCAAGCCGGTGGTCAGGGGGGTGAGCCTCGAGGTGCCCGCCGGCCATGTGCTCGGACTGCTCGGCCCCAACGGTGCGGGCAAGACCACCACGGTCAAAATGGTCTCCACCCTGATCAAGCCCGACAGCGGGCGGGCCCTGGTGTGCGGCCACGACGTGGTGCGCCAGGCCCGCGAGGTCCGCGCGCTGATCGGGCTCACCGGCCAGTACGCCTCGGTGGACGAGGACATCTCCGGCCGGGAGAACCTCTACGTCATCTCCCGGCTGTTCAACCTCCCCCGCCGCACCGCCAGGGCGCGGGCCGACGAGATGCTGGAGCGCTTCGGCCTCACCGAGGCCGGCGCGCGGCCGGTCGGCGGCTACTCCGGCGGCATGCGCCGCCGCCTCGACCTGGCCGCCAGCCTGGTGGGCGACCCCCGGGTGCTGTGCCTGGACGAGCCGACCACCGGACTCGACCCGCACAGCCGCAACGCCCTGTGGGCCGAGGTACGCCGGCTGGCCGGCCAGGGCACCACGGTGCTGCTCACCACCCAGTACATGGAGGAGGCCGAGGCACTGGCCGACTCCCTGGTCGTCATCGACCGCGGCCAGGTCATCGCCCGCGGCCGGACCGAGGAGCTGCGCTCGCGCCTGGGCGGCCAGGTGCTGTGCGTCCGGCCCGAGCGGGTGGGGGACGCGGCCGCGCTGCGGCGGGCCCTGGAGATCCAGGGGCACCCCACCGCCGCGCCCGAGGAGGAGACCGGGCAGATCCGGCTGCCGCTGTCCGGCGACGGCGCCCAGCTGAGCGAGGTCGTCAAGGCGGTGGGGCAGACCGGTATCCCGCTCTCCGGGCTGACGGTGCACATGCCCAGCCTGGACGAGGTATTCCTGACGCTGACCGGGGCCGGCCGGGCCCCGCAGGCGCAGGCCGGAGCACTGGCGGCGAGGAGCGCGGCATGA
- a CDS encoding acyltransferase: protein MADLQTRSTVRPAPPARPVTDAKPATAPVRTAPARTSPARTALDRLHAAVLRIDAATPDGRDRALDVLRVLAVTGVVLGHWLVSAVALRADGHLLGDSPLAHMPGLTPLSWVLQPLAVFFLVGGRVAAQGYDCARGRGVGYGAWLRQRLRRLAGPVGALLGMWLLVLAGLVVADTAHETIHTLLNLVLSPLWFLLVFALLTALTPLVRRAGATAAVLGGGYVVATDGARMVFGDVGWVDAARQGNVLAGWLVPFALGAAWAAGGFARRRYAVVLLAAGAVSTAGLILWCGYPASMVGVPGSRISNLNPLTLAAVTFGLAQCGAAMLLCGPLRRLVGRPSPLASPAVPGKELRARPGQFAWAGVTVINLSAITIFLWHQTAMLTVTVTSLGTGRPLFGLHTNPDHPLWALARIGWVPVFAIVLVVLCIAFREAENTSRTGRGRTARTPSGRPV, encoded by the coding sequence ATGGCTGACCTCCAGACACGCTCCACGGTGCGGCCGGCCCCTCCGGCGCGACCGGTCACCGACGCCAAACCGGCCACCGCCCCCGTCCGCACCGCCCCTGCCCGTACGTCCCCGGCCCGCACGGCCCTCGACCGGCTGCACGCGGCGGTCCTGCGGATCGACGCGGCCACCCCGGACGGGCGGGACCGGGCCCTCGACGTGCTGCGGGTCCTGGCGGTCACCGGTGTGGTGCTGGGGCACTGGCTGGTCAGCGCGGTGGCCCTGCGCGCGGACGGCCATCTGCTGGGCGACAGCCCGCTGGCCCATATGCCCGGGCTGACCCCGCTGTCGTGGGTACTCCAGCCGCTGGCGGTCTTCTTCCTCGTCGGCGGGCGGGTCGCGGCCCAGGGCTACGACTGCGCGCGGGGGCGCGGTGTCGGCTACGGCGCCTGGCTGCGGCAGCGGCTGCGCCGGCTGGCCGGTCCGGTGGGTGCCCTGCTGGGGATGTGGCTGCTGGTGCTGGCCGGGCTGGTCGTGGCCGATACCGCCCACGAGACGATCCACACCCTGCTCAACCTCGTGCTCTCCCCGCTCTGGTTCCTGCTGGTCTTCGCCCTGCTGACGGCCCTCACCCCGCTGGTGCGCCGGGCGGGCGCGACGGCGGCGGTCCTGGGCGGCGGCTATGTGGTGGCGACGGACGGCGCCCGGATGGTGTTCGGTGACGTCGGCTGGGTCGACGCGGCCCGTCAAGGCAATGTCCTCGCGGGCTGGTTGGTCCCCTTCGCCCTGGGCGCGGCCTGGGCCGCGGGCGGGTTCGCCCGGCGCCGGTACGCCGTCGTGCTGCTGGCCGCCGGTGCCGTGAGCACGGCAGGGCTGATCCTGTGGTGCGGCTACCCCGCGAGCATGGTCGGTGTCCCCGGTTCGCGGATCTCCAACCTCAACCCCCTCACCCTGGCCGCCGTCACCTTCGGTCTGGCGCAGTGCGGTGCCGCGATGCTGCTGTGCGGTCCGCTGCGGCGCCTGGTGGGAAGGCCCTCACCCCTGGCCTCGCCCGCCGTGCCGGGGAAGGAACTGCGGGCCCGTCCGGGGCAATTCGCCTGGGCAGGAGTGACCGTGATAAACCTTTCGGCGATCACGATCTTTCTCTGGCATCAGACGGCCATGCTCACGGTCACGGTGACCTCCCTCGGAACGGGGCGGCCGTTGTTCGGATTGCACACCAATCCCGATCACCCGCTGTGGGCGCTGGCCCGCATCGGCTGGGTACCGGTATTCGCGATCGTGCTCGTGGTGCTGTGCATCGCCTTCCGTGAGGCGGAGAACACGTCCCGGACCGGGCGCGGGCGTACCGCTCGCACGCCATCGGGCCGGCCCGTCTGA
- a CDS encoding AfsR/SARP family transcriptional regulator, with protein sequence MLGSLSARVGDQAVAIGGPRQRVIVAALALAWGRVVSVDALIDAVWGDEPPASARTQVAICVGALRKAFRAAGHQAPVIVTAHPGYRLNTECSSLDVREFEKLVAEGGDRVRKGSLEDASRLYRQALDLWSGRPLIGVGGQLAEDAETRLEAKRLAAYEAWTGVELELGRHQELIPVLSAVVNDYPQHEQFRHNLMLAQFRSGRRVEAAEGFRVWRNELVEELGLEPSLSIQQLHHAILRDEPGPDRPEETERPAAAPAARTVPAELPPDVPAFTGREAELRRLDALLADDAPRTVPATGFVTGMAGVGKTSLVVHWAHRVAARFPDGQLHVDVSAHERGPGPATAHAVLWRLLRSLGLPGEQIPDDPGERLSLHRSLLAERRVLVLLDNVRTVDQVQSLLPSSGRSCVVVTSREQQEHMAALHGMLHIPLGLMPAQEASALVRRVAGEARGAADLAAVDTLCALCDGLPLALRIAATRLAAKPHWSVRHLVDRLAEEPRRLDELSAGGLEMRSVFAATYRALPVDLARMFRRLSLLDVPDFAAWVGGALLDLPTTEAEKLIEQLVDVNLLTVVGVDDAGAVRYGFHSLLKLYARERARAEDPERERRAARERAWQGWLTLAGEAHRREFGDAFTVLLGTTPRRPLEPALARGLLESPLAWFDAERASVVAVVRQVSRLGADELAWELVMSTAALFEARNACDDWRAVTESALVAVRRAGNRRGEAAMTLELASVEMRRHRYDRAKDLLRTAFRLFTDLGETYGRALALCGMAALDRVGDDLLPAVGRPGQLPAALGTGEARRAAGPVDHASALLLQSLAIA encoded by the coding sequence TTGCTGGGGTCGCTGTCGGCGAGAGTCGGCGACCAGGCCGTCGCCATCGGAGGGCCCCGGCAGCGGGTCATCGTGGCCGCACTGGCCCTGGCCTGGGGACGAGTGGTATCCGTCGACGCGCTGATCGACGCGGTCTGGGGCGATGAGCCGCCGGCCTCGGCGCGCACCCAAGTGGCCATCTGTGTGGGCGCCCTGCGCAAGGCGTTCAGGGCCGCCGGGCATCAGGCCCCGGTGATCGTGACCGCCCACCCCGGGTACCGCCTGAACACCGAGTGCAGCTCCCTCGACGTCCGCGAGTTCGAGAAGCTGGTGGCCGAAGGGGGCGACCGAGTCCGCAAAGGCTCCCTGGAGGACGCCAGCCGGCTCTACCGGCAGGCCCTGGACCTCTGGAGCGGCCGGCCGCTGATCGGCGTGGGCGGGCAGCTTGCCGAGGACGCGGAGACGCGCCTGGAGGCCAAGCGGCTGGCGGCGTACGAAGCATGGACCGGCGTCGAACTCGAACTCGGCCGTCACCAAGAACTCATCCCGGTGCTGTCCGCCGTGGTGAACGACTACCCCCAGCACGAACAGTTCCGGCACAACCTGATGCTGGCCCAGTTCCGGTCCGGGCGGCGGGTCGAGGCCGCCGAGGGCTTCCGCGTCTGGCGGAACGAACTCGTCGAGGAGCTGGGCCTGGAGCCGAGCCTGTCGATCCAGCAGCTGCACCACGCCATCCTGCGCGACGAGCCCGGACCGGACCGTCCCGAGGAGACCGAGCGCCCGGCGGCCGCACCGGCCGCCCGGACCGTTCCGGCCGAACTCCCGCCGGACGTGCCCGCCTTCACCGGCCGGGAGGCGGAGCTGCGGCGGCTGGACGCCCTGCTGGCCGACGACGCCCCCAGGACGGTGCCGGCCACCGGCTTCGTCACGGGCATGGCCGGTGTCGGCAAGACCAGCCTCGTGGTGCACTGGGCGCACCGCGTCGCCGCGCGCTTCCCCGACGGGCAGCTCCATGTGGACGTCTCCGCACACGAGCGGGGGCCGGGTCCCGCCACGGCCCACGCCGTGCTCTGGCGCCTGTTGCGGTCCCTGGGCCTGCCCGGCGAACAGATCCCCGACGATCCCGGGGAGCGGCTCTCGCTCCACCGCTCGCTGCTCGCCGAGCGCCGCGTCCTGGTGCTGCTGGACAACGTCCGCACCGTCGACCAGGTCCAGTCGCTGCTGCCCAGCAGCGGCCGCAGCTGTGTCGTGGTGACCAGCAGGGAGCAACAGGAGCACATGGCGGCGCTCCACGGGATGCTCCACATCCCCCTCGGTCTGATGCCCGCCCAGGAGGCGTCCGCGCTGGTCCGCCGGGTCGCGGGCGAGGCGCGCGGGGCCGCCGACCTCGCGGCCGTGGACACCCTGTGCGCCCTGTGCGACGGACTGCCCCTGGCGCTGCGGATCGCCGCCACCCGCCTGGCCGCCAAACCGCACTGGTCCGTCCGCCACCTGGTCGACCGCCTCGCCGAGGAGCCGCGGCGGCTGGACGAACTCAGCGCGGGCGGCCTGGAGATGCGCTCCGTCTTCGCCGCTACCTACCGCGCCCTGCCCGTGGACCTGGCCCGGATGTTCCGCAGGCTCTCCTTGCTGGACGTGCCGGACTTCGCCGCCTGGGTCGGCGGCGCCCTGCTCGACCTGCCCACCACCGAGGCCGAAAAGCTCATCGAGCAGCTGGTCGATGTCAACCTGCTCACCGTCGTCGGTGTCGACGACGCCGGCGCCGTCCGCTACGGCTTCCACAGCCTGCTGAAGCTGTACGCGCGGGAGCGGGCGCGAGCGGAGGACCCGGAGAGGGAGCGGCGGGCGGCCCGTGAGCGTGCCTGGCAGGGCTGGCTCACCCTCGCCGGCGAGGCGCACCGGCGGGAGTTCGGCGACGCCTTCACCGTGCTGCTCGGCACCACCCCGCGCCGCCCCCTCGAACCGGCCCTGGCCAGGGGGCTGCTGGAGTCCCCGCTCGCCTGGTTCGACGCCGAGCGGGCCTCGGTGGTCGCCGTGGTGCGGCAGGTCTCCCGGCTCGGCGCGGACGAACTCGCCTGGGAACTGGTGATGTCCACCGCGGCACTCTTCGAGGCCCGTAACGCCTGCGACGACTGGCGGGCGGTCACCGAGAGCGCCCTGGTGGCCGTGCGGCGGGCCGGGAACCGCCGCGGCGAGGCGGCCATGACCCTGGAGCTGGCCTCGGTGGAGATGCGCCGGCACCGCTACGACCGCGCCAAGGACCTGCTCAGGACCGCGTTCCGCCTCTTCACCGACCTCGGCGAGACCTACGGCCGGGCGCTGGCCCTGTGCGGGATGGCCGCGCTCGACCGGGTCGGGGACGACCTGCTCCCCGCGGTGGGCCGCCCAGGGCAGCTGCCTGCCGCGCTCGGCACGGGGGAGGCCCGTAGGGCCGCCGGGCCGGTCGACCATGCTTCCGCCCTGCTGCTCCAATCCCTGGCGATCGCCTGA
- a CDS encoding ABC transporter permease, with amino-acid sequence MSSPTIARGATTRTAQGRGVRPLVRHSLALSRRNLRKAAASPGQIIDATLMPVTLSLVFIYGFGGAIAGDSAQYRQYLMPGIMALTLTTTCRTSGIALNMDFASGVMDRYRSMPVARSAVLIGRILADAVRVLAGLLMVLAFGFVIGFRVHTSVAATLAALGVLLLYGVALCLLQAFIGLAARGMETVQSVSTLAMVPLQFGSSIFVAPDTMPSWLRVFVENNPMTMVVDAARNLLVGGPVAHSATMAVAWSAGFIAVFTPLCVAKYRTRA; translated from the coding sequence ATGAGTTCACCGACCATCGCCCGGGGCGCCACGACACGGACCGCCCAGGGGCGGGGAGTGCGCCCGCTGGTGCGCCACTCGCTGGCGCTCAGCCGCCGCAACCTGCGCAAGGCGGCGGCCAGTCCGGGCCAGATCATCGACGCCACCCTGATGCCGGTGACGCTGTCGCTGGTCTTCATCTACGGCTTCGGCGGCGCGATCGCCGGAGACAGCGCGCAGTACCGTCAGTACCTGATGCCCGGCATCATGGCACTGACCCTCACCACCACCTGCCGTACCTCGGGCATCGCCTTGAACATGGACTTCGCCAGTGGGGTGATGGACCGCTACCGGTCGATGCCGGTGGCCCGCTCGGCGGTGCTCATCGGCCGTATCCTCGCCGACGCGGTCCGCGTCCTGGCCGGTCTGCTGATGGTCCTGGCCTTCGGCTTCGTGATCGGCTTCCGGGTGCACACCTCCGTCGCCGCCACGCTCGCTGCGCTCGGTGTGCTGCTGCTGTACGGGGTCGCCCTGTGCCTGCTGCAGGCATTCATCGGTCTGGCCGCACGGGGCATGGAGACCGTGCAGAGCGTGAGCACGCTGGCGATGGTGCCGCTGCAGTTCGGCAGTTCCATCTTCGTCGCCCCGGACACCATGCCGTCCTGGCTCCGGGTCTTCGTCGAGAACAACCCCATGACCATGGTCGTGGACGCCGCCCGCAATCTGCTGGTCGGCGGCCCGGTCGCCCACTCGGCGACGATGGCCGTGGCGTGGAGCGCCGGATTCATCGCGGTCTTCACACCGCTGTGCGTGGCGAAGTACCGGACGCGCGCCTGA